A genome region from bacterium includes the following:
- a CDS encoding tetratricopeptide repeat protein, which translates to MTAQLDLKSGEEQDLFQKIREHPEQLSAYRRLARVLAKRDNCDGAVAVLKQAARRDPGDRETRVLLAHVYENAGRLPEAARVLRALIKRGAVRFLPYERLARVYKKQGRRTAVAPLLEAVPGGSPLRERALKKLVEIYKEEGKWRPALDAAERLIAEFGPEFGRVKDRARLLDRLDRPREAIAFYRQAARLSPENPDVPFLLGLCQKRSGDRTGARETFLGLTGIRHGYYGGNMQLAEMDIEDGDLEAAEERLRKLDARWPGNSRVNLNRARIMLERGRAAEALETARANYRLTPFYYTDELALGYETMAEAMKKTGVKGPLPALYRRLARRLRRGGDYFKIMAALIEELLNKKRFETALLGADELLERFPDNSLGCARKAEALKLLGRTAEAADFARRAAAERDPRYLADRLRGLRLLEEIHRENGRREEAEAARREAAAAGTRHAPRARKGNS; encoded by the coding sequence ATGACCGCGCAGCTAGACCTGAAATCCGGCGAAGAACAGGATCTGTTTCAAAAAATCCGAGAACACCCCGAGCAACTTTCCGCCTACCGGCGGCTGGCCCGGGTCCTGGCCAAGCGCGACAACTGCGACGGCGCCGTCGCCGTTCTCAAACAGGCGGCGCGCCGGGACCCGGGCGACCGGGAGACCCGAGTGCTGCTGGCCCACGTCTACGAAAACGCCGGGCGCCTGCCCGAGGCGGCGCGGGTACTGCGGGCCTTGATCAAACGCGGGGCCGTGCGTTTCCTCCCCTACGAGCGCCTGGCCCGGGTCTATAAGAAGCAGGGCCGGAGAACGGCCGTCGCCCCCCTGCTCGAGGCGGTCCCCGGCGGCAGTCCCCTCCGGGAACGCGCCCTCAAGAAACTGGTCGAGATTTATAAGGAAGAAGGGAAGTGGCGGCCCGCCCTGGACGCGGCGGAGCGCCTGATCGCCGAATTCGGCCCGGAGTTCGGCCGGGTCAAGGACCGGGCACGCCTGCTCGACCGCCTCGACCGCCCCCGGGAAGCGATCGCCTTCTACCGGCAGGCGGCCCGGCTCAGCCCCGAAAACCCCGACGTCCCCTTTCTGCTCGGGCTCTGCCAGAAGCGCTCGGGGGACAGAACCGGGGCCCGGGAGACCTTCCTCGGCCTGACCGGGATCCGGCACGGGTACTACGGCGGGAACATGCAGCTGGCGGAGATGGATATCGAGGACGGAGACCTGGAGGCGGCGGAAGAACGCTTGAGAAAACTGGACGCCCGCTGGCCCGGGAATTCCCGGGTCAACCTCAACCGTGCCCGGATCATGCTCGAGCGGGGGCGCGCCGCCGAAGCCCTGGAGACCGCCCGCGCCAATTACCGTCTCACCCCCTTCTACTACACCGACGAACTGGCCCTGGGCTACGAGACCATGGCCGAAGCCATGAAGAAAACCGGGGTCAAGGGGCCCCTGCCCGCTCTCTACCGCCGCCTGGCCCGCAGGCTGCGGCGCGGCGGCGATTATTTCAAGATCATGGCCGCCCTGATCGAAGAACTTCTGAACAAGAAACGGTTCGAAACGGCGCTCCTGGGGGCCGACGAACTCCTGGAGCGTTTCCCCGACAACTCGCTGGGCTGCGCCCGCAAAGCCGAGGCGCTCAAGCTTCTGGGCCGAACGGCCGAAGCCGCCGACTTCGCCCGGCGGGCCGCGGCGGAACGCGATCCCCGCTATCTGGCCGACCGACTCCGGGGCTTGCGCCTGCTGGAGGAAATCCACCGGGAGAACGGCCGCCGCGAGGAGGCCGAAGCCGCGCGCCGCGAGGCGGCGGCCGCCGGAACCCGCCATGCGCCCCGGGCGCGGAAAGGAAACTCATGA
- the mutM gene encoding bifunctional DNA-formamidopyrimidine glycosylase/DNA-(apurinic or apyrimidinic site) lyase, translated as MPELPEVETIRRCLLPRVVGRDILGVRVFPDPKGCRWLRGMRSPAEFKRLLVGRRIEDVRRRAKYLLFDLDSGEILVVHLGMSGQLLLRPAAAEVPRHARIGFSLEGGSVLYANDPRKFGEAYVYSEPAGRTAVDPFRLGPEPLSPTWSRENLARALAGRTAPIKALLLNQTLVAGLGNIYTDEALFRARIHPLVPGGNLDGARVRALHGAVRRVLREAIAHQGTSAADRQYVDGEGRLGRFQNRLRVYQRRGLPCPACSAPILTLKTGGRTAHFCPRCQREPR; from the coding sequence ATGCCGGAACTGCCCGAAGTCGAGACTATTCGGCGCTGTCTTCTCCCGAGGGTCGTGGGCCGAGACATTCTCGGGGTCCGGGTTTTTCCCGACCCCAAGGGGTGCCGCTGGCTGCGGGGAATGCGTTCGCCGGCCGAATTCAAGCGTCTCCTGGTGGGGCGGCGCATCGAAGACGTCCGGCGCCGGGCCAAATACCTTCTCTTCGACCTCGACTCCGGGGAGATCCTCGTCGTCCATCTGGGCATGAGCGGCCAGCTGCTGCTGCGCCCCGCGGCCGCGGAGGTTCCTCGCCACGCCCGGATCGGATTTTCCCTGGAGGGCGGCTCCGTCCTTTACGCCAACGATCCCCGCAAGTTCGGAGAGGCGTACGTCTACTCGGAACCGGCCGGCCGGACCGCCGTCGATCCCTTCCGGCTCGGGCCCGAACCGCTCTCGCCAACCTGGAGCCGGGAAAATCTGGCCCGGGCGCTGGCGGGGCGGACGGCCCCGATCAAGGCCCTGCTCCTGAACCAGACCCTGGTGGCGGGGTTGGGCAACATCTACACGGACGAAGCGCTGTTCCGGGCCCGGATCCATCCTCTCGTCCCCGGGGGAAACCTGGACGGAGCCCGCGTCCGGGCCCTACACGGCGCCGTGCGCCGGGTCCTGCGCGAAGCGATCGCGCATCAGGGGACCAGCGCCGCCGACCGGCAGTACGTCGACGGCGAGGGGAGGCTGGGGAGATTTCAGAACCGGTTGCGGGTCTACCAGCGGCGGGGGCTTCCCTGCCCCGCCTGTTCCGCCCCCATCCTGACGCTGAAGACCGGGGGGAGAACCGCTCACTTCTGCCCCCGCTGCCAGCGGGAACCGCGATGA
- a CDS encoding phosphotransferase, translating into MTSAAERRQAQIAAVAGPQGAGAAPEPLAGDISSRTFFRVRSPGGGTAVAVLYPPGEEAGADLYLATARELARAGVPVPAVRGGNVAAGAVLVEDCGRETLQDRAGKEGPADLAELYRRAVEILVRMQGNLGRGEPAFSPPFDGAIFERELLMFLETVAPRGPEKTWRELFARVTEAALEQPFCFCHRDYHSRNLMVVGKELKVLDFQDCRAGPYTYDPVSLAYDPYVSRNPDRSRRVLEGYFSLRPRFLRGISLSEFERDCDTMSLQRLLKAAGTYGKVFRATGNRVFLRYLDRAREWAREIVVGRAEFRGYSDLFRNWEPLHRGAAEESV; encoded by the coding sequence ATGACGTCCGCGGCGGAGCGCCGGCAAGCTCAAATCGCGGCCGTGGCCGGACCGCAGGGGGCCGGAGCGGCGCCGGAACCCCTGGCCGGAGACATATCCTCCCGGACGTTCTTCCGGGTGCGGTCGCCCGGCGGCGGAACCGCCGTGGCCGTCCTCTACCCGCCCGGGGAGGAGGCCGGGGCGGATCTGTACCTGGCGACTGCCCGAGAGCTCGCCCGGGCCGGAGTTCCGGTCCCGGCCGTTCGCGGAGGGAACGTGGCGGCGGGCGCGGTTCTGGTGGAGGACTGCGGACGGGAAACCCTGCAGGACCGCGCCGGGAAGGAGGGACCGGCGGACCTCGCGGAACTCTACCGCCGGGCCGTGGAGATCCTGGTGCGGATGCAGGGAAACCTGGGCCGGGGGGAACCGGCCTTCTCCCCCCCCTTCGACGGGGCGATCTTCGAACGGGAACTGCTTATGTTCCTGGAAACGGTGGCGCCGCGCGGACCGGAAAAAACCTGGCGGGAGCTCTTCGCGCGGGTGACGGAGGCCGCGCTCGAGCAACCGTTCTGTTTCTGTCACCGCGACTACCATTCCCGCAATCTCATGGTCGTCGGGAAGGAGTTGAAGGTGCTCGATTTCCAGGACTGCCGCGCCGGCCCCTACACCTACGACCCCGTCTCCCTGGCCTACGACCCTTACGTCTCCCGGAACCCGGACCGCTCCCGGCGGGTCCTGGAGGGCTATTTCTCCCTTCGTCCCCGATTCCTGCGGGGCATTTCGCTCTCCGAGTTCGAGCGCGACTGTGATACTATGTCGCTGCAAAGGCTTTTGAAAGCGGCCGGGACCTACGGGAAAGTCTTCCGGGCGACCGGGAACCGGGTTTTCCTGCGGTACCTGGACCGTGCCCGGGAATGGGCGCGGGAGATCGTCGTCGGGCGAGCGGAATTCCGGGGGTATTCGGACCTCTTCCGGAACTGGGAACCGCTCCACCGGGGCGCCGCCGAGGAGAGCGTGTGA
- a CDS encoding NDP-sugar synthase, which yields MKAMLLSAGKGTRLLPLSEFYPKALFPVGDRPCIYYQIAHLREMGVKEIVVNLHHLGESVAEVLGDGSFAGIAISYSREKRLLGTGGGVRAAARRWKGEDVLVANADTLVDFDYLKLARVQLAKEAAATMALLPRPQSSPYTPVYLDRYAMVTRIGGEQPGPGYIFTGVQYLSPAFIGLLGGRKALCLVEDGYRKALEQGMRIAGMAVNGYWREIGTIGSYWEANRDFLRGKSPSFFYRGREDFTRRGIHAGKRSAIGPRVSFYYPVYLGDDCVIGEESRIGPTVLVGSGARVGRGCRLENVLVWPGTEVPAGTAKRNCIVTPFGEVPIAENAS from the coding sequence ATGAAAGCCATGTTGCTGAGCGCCGGGAAAGGAACCCGCCTTCTGCCCCTATCCGAGTTCTACCCCAAAGCCCTCTTCCCGGTCGGAGACCGGCCCTGCATCTACTACCAGATCGCCCACCTGCGGGAGATGGGAGTCAAGGAGATCGTCGTCAACCTTCACCACCTGGGAGAGAGCGTGGCCGAGGTGCTCGGGGACGGGTCCTTCGCCGGGATCGCGATCTCGTACTCGCGGGAGAAACGGCTCCTGGGGACCGGGGGTGGCGTCCGGGCCGCCGCCCGCAGGTGGAAGGGGGAAGACGTCCTCGTCGCCAACGCCGACACGCTGGTGGACTTCGACTACCTCAAGCTCGCCCGGGTGCAGTTGGCCAAGGAAGCGGCGGCGACCATGGCCCTTCTTCCCCGCCCCCAGAGTTCCCCCTACACCCCCGTGTACCTGGACCGCTACGCCATGGTCACCCGCATCGGCGGGGAACAGCCCGGCCCCGGCTATATTTTTACCGGGGTCCAGTACCTTTCCCCCGCGTTCATCGGCCTGCTGGGCGGGAGAAAAGCGCTCTGCCTCGTCGAGGACGGCTACCGCAAGGCCCTGGAGCAGGGAATGCGGATCGCGGGAATGGCGGTCAACGGCTACTGGCGGGAGATCGGGACCATCGGCTCCTACTGGGAGGCCAACCGCGATTTCCTGCGGGGCAAATCGCCCTCTTTCTTCTACCGGGGTCGGGAGGATTTCACCCGCCGGGGGATCCACGCCGGGAAGCGTTCGGCCATCGGGCCCCGAGTCAGTTTCTATTATCCCGTCTACCTCGGCGACGACTGCGTCATCGGGGAAGAGAGCCGGATCGGGCCCACCGTCCTGGTGGGGTCGGGCGCCCGGGTCGGCCGCGGCTGCCGTCTGGAGAACGTCCTGGTCTGGCCCGGGACCGAGGTCCCGGCCGGAACCGCCAAGCGCAACTGCATCGTCACCCCCTTCGGGGAGGTGCCCATCGCCGAAAACGCCTCGTAG
- a CDS encoding sodium-dependent transporter, whose translation MAEIRERWDSRTAFVMAAIGSAVGLGNVWRFPVTCYRHGGGAFFIPYFVALLTAGVPLMILEYGVGRMMQGAAPRALGRINRHTEWVGWFSLGIGMVISVYYAIIMAYSVEYLYYSFSGFFTHGIMPWSQASAGFSDIYEPLFFSDVVRNHSTRAGEMWQLVWPLVGGLAVTWISVYLILSRGVRRVGKVVMLTVPLPVVVLLILVVRGLTLPGAADGIIYYLTPNFEALKDPATWLAAYGQIFFSLTLGFGVMIAYASYLPRRGDISNNAFITCFANCATSFFAGFAVFSVLGFLALQKGGVPIDKVLAGGPGLVFVTYPTAVSQMGQFGWLWPPIVGVLFFVMLLSLGIDSLFSLIEGAVGGLRDRYPRLTTRSLTAALCLFGLGVGIVFFANRSGLNWLDIFDHWSNDYGLVVVGLLECVIVGYFFQTDRLRDFINEYSEIKLWGWWELCIKFITPLILGYLIFSNLLNEFTRGDLYGAGGTDFDRYLWVAPVVFLALFVVAFALARNWKLIALLAGGGVVVALFRLCLPAEAPLATAIFAGLAAAFLFGTLIFCLLLARKGTREPEE comes from the coding sequence ATGGCGGAAATCAGAGAGCGCTGGGACAGCCGCACGGCCTTCGTCATGGCCGCGATCGGGAGCGCCGTCGGCCTGGGCAACGTCTGGCGGTTTCCGGTGACCTGTTACCGCCATGGGGGCGGCGCGTTCTTCATCCCCTACTTCGTGGCCCTGCTCACCGCCGGGGTGCCGCTGATGATTCTCGAATACGGGGTGGGGAGAATGATGCAGGGAGCGGCGCCGCGCGCCCTGGGCCGGATCAACCGCCACACCGAATGGGTGGGGTGGTTCTCGCTGGGCATCGGGATGGTCATCTCCGTGTACTACGCCATCATCATGGCCTACTCGGTCGAATACCTCTACTACTCGTTTTCCGGGTTCTTCACCCACGGGATCATGCCCTGGTCCCAGGCTTCGGCGGGGTTTTCCGATATCTACGAACCCTTGTTCTTCAGCGACGTCGTCCGCAACCACAGCACCCGGGCCGGGGAGATGTGGCAACTGGTCTGGCCCCTGGTGGGGGGATTGGCCGTCACCTGGATCTCGGTTTACCTCATCCTCTCCCGGGGGGTCAGGCGCGTGGGGAAAGTGGTGATGCTGACCGTCCCCCTCCCGGTGGTGGTCCTTCTCATCCTGGTCGTCCGCGGCCTCACCCTCCCCGGGGCCGCCGACGGGATCATCTACTACCTTACCCCCAACTTCGAGGCGCTCAAGGACCCGGCGACCTGGCTGGCCGCCTACGGACAGATATTTTTCTCGCTTACCCTCGGCTTCGGCGTCATGATCGCATACGCCAGCTACCTGCCCCGCCGGGGCGATATCTCCAACAACGCCTTCATAACCTGCTTCGCCAACTGCGCCACCAGTTTCTTCGCCGGCTTCGCCGTCTTCTCGGTCCTGGGTTTTCTGGCCCTGCAGAAGGGCGGTGTTCCCATCGACAAGGTGCTGGCCGGGGGGCCCGGCCTGGTCTTCGTCACCTATCCCACGGCCGTCTCCCAGATGGGGCAGTTCGGCTGGCTCTGGCCTCCGATCGTCGGGGTGCTCTTCTTCGTCATGCTTCTCTCCCTGGGTATCGATTCCCTCTTTTCCCTGATCGAGGGGGCCGTCGGCGGGCTGCGCGACCGGTACCCGCGCCTGACCACCCGCTCGCTCACCGCCGCGCTCTGCCTTTTCGGGCTCGGGGTCGGGATCGTCTTCTTCGCCAACCGCTCCGGCCTCAACTGGCTGGACATCTTCGACCACTGGTCCAACGACTACGGCCTGGTCGTGGTCGGGCTGCTGGAATGCGTCATCGTCGGTTATTTCTTTCAGACCGACCGGCTGCGCGACTTCATCAACGAATATTCGGAGATCAAGCTCTGGGGGTGGTGGGAGCTCTGCATCAAGTTCATCACCCCCCTGATCCTGGGGTACCTGATCTTCTCCAACCTCCTCAACGAGTTCACCCGGGGGGACCTGTACGGGGCCGGGGGGACCGACTTCGACCGCTACCTCTGGGTGGCCCCGGTGGTCTTCCTCGCCCTCTTCGTGGTCGCCTTCGCCCTCGCCCGGAACTGGAAACTGATCGCGCTGCTGGCCGGGGGCGGCGTGGTGGTCGCTCTTTTCCGCCTCTGCCTTCCGGCGGAAGCTCCCCTGGCCACCGCCATCTTCGCCGGGCTGGCCGCCGCCTTCCTCTTCGGAACGTTGATTTTCTGCCTGCTGCTGGCGCGCAAGGGCACCCGGGAGCCGGAGGAATGA
- a CDS encoding phospholipid-binding protein — MSAGRGRRAAVLLAFLLGAPAAAAEPAVAPLTVSFRWTEANICTSFSPRIEVVGVPPGTAYLRVKLVDLNVPSYPHGGGTVPYRGSPIIPAGALNGYRGPCPPEGRHDYRLTVEALDTGSLVIGRGEETVPCCP, encoded by the coding sequence ATGAGCGCCGGACGCGGCCGGCGCGCGGCGGTCCTGCTCGCTTTCCTGCTCGGGGCGCCGGCGGCGGCGGCCGAACCTGCGGTTGCCCCCCTGACCGTGAGCTTCCGCTGGACCGAAGCCAACATCTGCACCTCCTTTTCCCCACGCATCGAGGTCGTAGGCGTTCCCCCCGGAACCGCCTACCTGCGGGTCAAGCTCGTCGATCTGAACGTGCCCTCCTACCCACACGGGGGAGGAACCGTTCCCTACCGGGGATCGCCGATCATCCCCGCCGGAGCCCTGAACGGCTACCGGGGCCCGTGCCCCCCCGAGGGACGCCACGACTACCGCCTGACGGTCGAGGCCCTGGACACGGGAAGCCTGGTCATCGGCCGCGGAGAGGAGACGGTCCCCTGCTGCCCTTAG
- a CDS encoding HAD-IIA family hydrolase, with protein MTGPESGAVGAEFLARARGMIVDMDGVLWLGDTPLPGLRGFFSALAARGIAFVLATNNSSSTPESYVRKLERFGVEAGTDRVLTSAQATAAFLRERFPRGGRVFLIGGEGLSRALEAAGFSLSEEEAEIVVVGWDRSLTWEKLARASILIHRGAFFVGANPDLSYPTPEGPVPGCGAQLKALEAATGVPPLVVGKPEPAIYREALRRLGTAPGETVMLGDRLDTDIAGAARLGMASVLVLTGVTGRGDLDGGAVKPDAVFPDIASLAEALEALPRRAGKG; from the coding sequence ATGACCGGACCGGAGAGCGGAGCCGTCGGCGCCGAATTTCTCGCCCGGGCCCGGGGGATGATCGTCGATATGGACGGGGTCCTCTGGCTGGGCGATACGCCGCTGCCGGGCCTGCGCGGTTTTTTCTCCGCGCTGGCGGCCCGGGGAATCGCCTTCGTCCTCGCCACCAACAACTCCAGTTCCACCCCCGAATCCTACGTCCGCAAACTGGAGCGGTTCGGGGTGGAGGCGGGGACGGACCGGGTGCTGACTTCGGCCCAGGCCACGGCCGCCTTCCTCCGCGAACGGTTCCCCCGCGGGGGAAGGGTGTTTCTCATCGGCGGGGAGGGCCTGAGCCGGGCCCTGGAGGCGGCGGGGTTTTCGCTCTCGGAAGAGGAGGCGGAGATCGTGGTTGTGGGGTGGGACCGTTCCCTGACCTGGGAGAAGCTGGCCCGGGCCTCGATTCTCATCCACCGCGGCGCGTTTTTCGTCGGGGCCAACCCCGACCTTTCCTACCCCACCCCCGAGGGCCCCGTGCCCGGATGCGGGGCCCAACTCAAGGCCCTGGAAGCGGCTACGGGGGTCCCCCCCCTGGTGGTGGGGAAACCCGAACCCGCGATCTACCGGGAAGCCCTGCGGCGCCTGGGGACGGCGCCGGGGGAGACGGTCATGCTCGGCGACCGGCTCGACACCGACATCGCCGGGGCCGCACGGCTGGGGATGGCTTCGGTGCTGGTCCTGACCGGGGTGACCGGCCGGGGGGACCTCGACGGCGGCGCCGTCAAGCCCGACGCCGTCTTCCCCGACATCGCTTCCCTGGCCGAGGCCCTGGAAGCCCTGCCCCGCCGCGCCGGGAAGGGCTGA
- the budA gene encoding acetolactate decarboxylase, protein MAAPLYLSAPVNALLRGLYRSPTAVASVLRRGDFGLGTFNDLDGEMIVLDGSVFRVGSDGAVSPVDPRTPTPFACVTFFRPDSSEGLDGRDFAESFNGVLERLIPSPNLFYALRIDGDFSRVRVRAVSRQASPRPLVEAAGEQAEFVFENVSGTLAGFFAPDFMPALSPPGFHLHFLDADRKRGGHLLEVEARAVTVSLQHLSELALALPLSLDFLTADLDGDDRGELARAEGRA, encoded by the coding sequence ATGGCGGCGCCCCTGTACCTCTCCGCGCCGGTCAACGCCCTCCTGCGCGGCCTCTACCGGTCTCCGACCGCGGTAGCGTCCGTGCTGCGGCGCGGTGACTTCGGGCTGGGGACTTTCAACGATCTCGACGGGGAGATGATCGTTCTGGACGGATCGGTCTTCCGGGTCGGTTCCGACGGCGCCGTTTCCCCGGTCGATCCCCGGACCCCGACCCCGTTCGCCTGCGTGACCTTCTTCAGGCCCGATTCCTCCGAAGGTCTCGACGGCCGCGACTTCGCCGAAAGCTTTAACGGCGTTCTCGAGCGGCTGATCCCCTCTCCGAACCTTTTTTACGCTCTTAGGATCGACGGAGATTTCTCCCGGGTGCGCGTCCGGGCGGTCTCCCGGCAGGCCTCGCCGCGCCCCCTGGTCGAGGCCGCGGGGGAGCAGGCGGAGTTCGTCTTCGAGAACGTCTCCGGGACCCTGGCCGGTTTCTTCGCCCCGGACTTCATGCCCGCTCTCAGCCCTCCCGGGTTCCACCTTCATTTCCTCGACGCCGACCGGAAACGGGGAGGGCACCTGCTGGAGGTCGAAGCGCGCGCCGTCACGGTCTCCCTCCAGCACCTTTCCGAGTTGGCGCTGGCGCTGCCCCTGAGCCTCGACTTTCTGACCGCCGACCTCGATGGCGACGACCGCGGCGAACTGGCCCGGGCCGAAGGCCGGGCGTAG
- a CDS encoding nucleotide sugar dehydrogenase: protein MKNQRAAALLRKIEDRKAVVGVIGLGYVGLPLAIEFARAGFPVVGFDLDRTKVAKINRGASFIKHISPAAVREISGRPDCRATDDFRLLKKADCILICVPTPLTSHREPDLSYIESTAAAIAAHLRPGQLVVLESTTYPGTTREVVRPPLEAGGLKAGVDFFLAFSPEREDPGNPDFSTGSIPKVVGGVGRECLRLARALYGAIVPRTVAVSSPDAAEATKLLENIFRSINIALVNELKVVFDRMGINIWEVIAAASSKPFGYMPFFPGPGLGGHCIPIDPFYLTWRAHEFEIPTRFIELAGEINTAMPEYVVDRLLHALNDESKSLRGSTVLLLGVAYKRDVDDMRESPSLRLIELLLEHGAKVRYHDPFVGTLPPTRKYRYRLKSTPLTAARLKAADAVLIATDHSCVDYRLVGEAAALVVDTRNVMARVGKVKARVVRA, encoded by the coding sequence ATGAAGAACCAGCGCGCCGCCGCCCTGTTGCGGAAGATCGAGGACCGGAAAGCCGTAGTCGGCGTCATCGGTCTCGGTTATGTGGGACTCCCCCTCGCCATCGAATTCGCCCGGGCCGGTTTCCCGGTGGTCGGCTTCGACCTCGACCGGACCAAGGTCGCCAAGATCAACCGGGGGGCGAGTTTCATCAAGCATATTTCCCCCGCCGCGGTTCGGGAGATTTCCGGCCGCCCCGACTGCCGGGCCACCGACGATTTCCGCCTGCTGAAGAAGGCGGACTGCATCCTGATCTGCGTTCCCACCCCCCTGACCAGCCACCGCGAACCCGATCTTTCCTACATCGAATCCACCGCCGCCGCCATTGCCGCCCACCTGCGTCCGGGACAGCTGGTGGTGCTGGAGAGCACCACCTACCCGGGCACCACCCGGGAAGTGGTGCGGCCGCCCCTGGAAGCCGGCGGCCTGAAAGCGGGCGTGGATTTTTTCCTGGCCTTCTCCCCGGAGCGGGAGGATCCCGGCAACCCCGACTTCTCGACCGGTTCCATCCCCAAGGTGGTGGGCGGGGTCGGACGCGAATGCCTGCGCCTGGCCCGGGCCCTCTACGGCGCCATCGTCCCCCGTACCGTCGCCGTTTCCAGCCCCGACGCCGCCGAGGCCACCAAGCTTCTGGAAAACATCTTCCGATCGATCAACATCGCCCTGGTCAACGAGCTGAAAGTCGTCTTCGACCGGATGGGGATCAACATCTGGGAAGTGATCGCCGCCGCCTCGTCCAAGCCCTTCGGCTATATGCCGTTTTTCCCGGGCCCCGGCCTGGGCGGGCACTGCATCCCCATCGACCCCTTCTACCTGACCTGGCGCGCCCACGAGTTCGAGATCCCCACCCGGTTCATCGAACTGGCCGGGGAGATCAACACGGCCATGCCCGAATACGTCGTCGACCGGCTCCTGCACGCCCTCAACGACGAGAGCAAGAGCCTGCGCGGGAGCACCGTTCTCCTTCTGGGGGTGGCCTACAAGCGCGACGTCGACGACATGCGCGAATCTCCCTCCCTGCGGTTGATCGAACTGCTCCTCGAACACGGGGCCAAAGTGCGTTACCACGATCCTTTCGTGGGGACGCTCCCCCCCACCCGCAAGTACCGCTATCGCCTGAAGTCGACGCCCCTGACCGCCGCCCGACTGAAGGCGGCCGACGCCGTCCTCATCGCCACCGACCACAGCTGCGTCGATTACCGGCTGGTGGGGGAAGCCGCGGCGCTGGTGGTCGATACCCGCAACGTCATGGCCCGGGTGGGGAAGGTGAAGGCCCGGGTGGTGCGGGCCTGA
- a CDS encoding TolC family protein — MYSGRKELAALIAACLLPAIAIGCGSTQSPAAWDTEWVPPEPEGADTVWEEISSAEVPPAETEQGLKDLVGLALKQNPSTRQAWASARAAEASVGEARAAWYPWLTVSADGTYQREDYTVKDPAAAVLGQDIDQYTYGPGAQLTWLLLDLGGRGARIDQALQLLLAADYQFNQALQNLLLSVEQAYFNYDAAVSTEAAAQADLDDARTSLEAARDRVQAGLASKLEELQAESNYYNALYALEDSRGTVKDALGTVAQTVGVKADTPLAVALPQGEPPLDLPREEVGKMIDAAIAQRPDIAARRAQVGSLAAAVSAADSDLWPTLNLGGNAAGTWYSYNGDFEPYDRSWNLVGFLQINWDIFSGFSDRSAKLAAQADLESALQGLRQAELAASADVWTAYNNFGTAVEKYKAGKALFASAQASYDYALDSYKAGLDSILDLLQAQSQLSTARSKLVASRRDVHLAIAGLAYSTGSLTVASYKDETLNQ; from the coding sequence ATGTACTCGGGAAGAAAGGAGCTGGCCGCGCTGATCGCCGCCTGCCTGTTGCCGGCGATCGCCATCGGCTGCGGCTCGACTCAATCTCCGGCCGCGTGGGATACGGAGTGGGTTCCTCCGGAGCCCGAAGGGGCCGATACGGTCTGGGAGGAGATTTCATCGGCCGAGGTCCCGCCGGCCGAGACCGAGCAGGGGCTGAAGGACCTGGTCGGCCTGGCCTTGAAACAGAACCCCTCCACCCGCCAGGCCTGGGCCTCGGCCCGGGCCGCGGAGGCGTCGGTCGGGGAAGCCCGCGCCGCCTGGTACCCCTGGCTGACGGTGAGCGCCGACGGCACCTACCAGCGGGAGGACTACACCGTCAAGGACCCGGCCGCCGCCGTGCTGGGCCAGGATATCGACCAGTACACCTACGGCCCCGGAGCGCAGCTGACGTGGCTCCTGCTCGACCTGGGCGGACGCGGCGCCCGGATCGACCAGGCCCTGCAGCTGCTTTTGGCCGCCGATTACCAATTCAACCAGGCCCTCCAGAACCTGCTCCTCTCGGTCGAACAGGCCTACTTCAATTACGACGCCGCCGTCTCCACCGAGGCCGCGGCCCAGGCCGACCTCGACGACGCCCGCACTTCGCTGGAAGCCGCCCGGGACCGTGTCCAGGCCGGGTTGGCTTCGAAGCTGGAAGAACTGCAGGCGGAATCGAATTACTACAACGCCCTCTACGCGCTCGAGGACTCCCGGGGAACGGTCAAGGACGCCTTGGGGACGGTCGCCCAAACGGTGGGGGTGAAAGCCGATACCCCCCTGGCCGTCGCCCTCCCCCAGGGGGAACCGCCCCTGGACCTGCCCCGGGAAGAGGTGGGGAAGATGATCGACGCCGCCATCGCCCAACGGCCCGATATCGCCGCGCGCCGGGCGCAGGTCGGTTCCCTGGCCGCGGCGGTCTCCGCCGCCGACTCGGACCTCTGGCCTACCCTCAACCTCGGCGGCAACGCCGCGGGGACCTGGTACAGCTACAACGGCGATTTCGAACCCTACGACCGGAGCTGGAACCTGGTCGGCTTTCTCCAGATCAACTGGGACATCTTCTCCGGTTTTTCCGACCGTTCGGCCAAACTGGCGGCCCAGGCCGACCTGGAGAGCGCCCTGCAGGGGCTGCGCCAGGCCGAGTTGGCGGCCAGCGCCGACGTCTGGACCGCCTACAACAACTTCGGCACCGCGGTGGAGAAATACAAGGCGGGCAAGGCCCTCTTCGCCTCGGCGCAAGCCTCCTACGACTACGCCCTCGACAGCTACAAGGCGGGGCTGGACAGCATCCTCGACCTGCTCCAGGCCCAGAGCCAGCTTTCGACCGCCCGCAGCAAGCTGGTCGCATCCCGGAGAGACGTCCACCTGGCCATCGCGGGCCTGGCTTATTCCACCGGCAGTCTGACCGTCGCCAGCTATAAAGACGAGACTTTGAACCAGTGA